A DNA window from Elusimicrobiota bacterium contains the following coding sequences:
- the pyrF gene encoding orotidine-5'-phosphate decarboxylase, producing the protein MNKYDSNKIILALDVPAADAVKIIDKTKDAIAVYKLGHPLFTEAGPQIVDLLQKHSKKFFLDFKYHDIPNTVALAITAITKKYKPEMVTLHASGGKKMMAAAVDAVNKFDPSDRPKLLGVTVLTSMSPSDFAAVGVTKSVGQAVHDLAVSAADCGLAGIVCSGEEVKSVRQSVPKEFLIVVPGVRLDTNKKTDDQSRVVTPWSAWDDGADYVVIGRPIYEAADPEKVIQSMTFVV; encoded by the coding sequence ATGAACAAGTACGACAGTAACAAAATAATATTGGCGTTAGACGTTCCCGCAGCTGATGCTGTGAAGATAATCGATAAAACGAAGGATGCGATTGCGGTTTACAAACTCGGCCATCCGTTGTTTACTGAAGCCGGCCCGCAAATCGTCGATCTTTTGCAGAAACACAGCAAAAAGTTTTTTCTTGATTTCAAGTACCACGATATTCCGAATACCGTAGCGTTGGCTATAACAGCAATTACTAAAAAGTATAAACCCGAGATGGTAACCTTGCACGCTTCCGGGGGGAAGAAGATGATGGCCGCTGCGGTTGACGCTGTGAACAAGTTCGACCCTTCTGACCGTCCCAAACTTTTGGGGGTAACTGTGTTGACCAGCATGTCACCGTCGGACTTCGCTGCTGTTGGGGTTACGAAAAGTGTGGGGCAGGCAGTGCATGACCTTGCGGTAAGCGCTGCGGACTGCGGACTTGCGGGTATTGTGTGTTCCGGTGAGGAAGTGAAATCTGTTCGCCAGTCAGTACCAAAAGAGTTTTTAATCGTTGTTCCCGGGGTGAGGTTGGATACTAACAAAAAGACCGATGACCAAAGCCGGGTGGTAACCCCGTGGTCCGCGTGGGATGATGGTGCGGACTATGTTGTTATCGGGAGGCCGATATACGAGGCAGCGGATCCCGAAAAAGTGATTCAGTCAATGACTTTTGTAGTATAA